Proteins from a single region of Candidatus Puniceispirillum marinum IMCC1322:
- the purS gene encoding phosphoribosylformylglycinamidine synthase subunit PurS, with amino-acid sequence MQVVVNISLKEGVLDPQGRAIEHSLRGLGFQEVSEVRVGKQITLDIDESDPARLRQRVARMCETLLSNTVIEDYVIDIVEQE; translated from the coding sequence ATGCAAGTCGTTGTAAATATATCGCTTAAAGAAGGGGTTCTTGATCCGCAAGGCCGCGCTATTGAACATTCCCTCCGCGGACTGGGCTTTCAGGAAGTAAGTGAAGTGCGCGTCGGCAAACAGATCACGCTTGATATTGACGAAAGTGACCCTGCGCGCCTGCGCCAGCGCGTCGCACGGATGTGTGAGACATTGCTGTCAAATACAGTTATCGAAGACTATGTCATTGATATCGTGGAACAGGAATAG
- the purQ gene encoding phosphoribosylformylglycinamidine synthase subunit PurQ, which produces MSMSAMRVVIAVFPGSNCDRDMMVAMEQLTGRRPQLVWHKESTLDPVDLIIIPGGFSFGDYLRCGALAGRSPVMDAVMDHAARGGAVLGVCNGFQVLTETGMLPGVLLRNAGLNYVCRDTRIKVAETITSPFTSGLAAGSELTIPVAHNEGNYFASDDDLAKLEDNGQIAFTYIESDIHGPANPNGAARDIAGIVSANGRVMGMMPHPERAMSPALGGSDGALLLSACLEALAS; this is translated from the coding sequence ATGAGCATGTCAGCAATGCGCGTTGTAATCGCCGTTTTTCCTGGATCAAATTGTGACCGCGACATGATGGTCGCCATGGAACAATTAACAGGTCGCCGTCCCCAGCTTGTCTGGCACAAGGAAAGCACCCTCGATCCAGTTGATCTGATTATCATTCCAGGCGGATTTTCATTTGGTGATTATCTGCGCTGTGGTGCTTTGGCAGGACGCTCGCCTGTCATGGATGCGGTGATGGATCATGCCGCCAGAGGCGGGGCTGTGCTTGGTGTGTGCAACGGATTTCAGGTGTTAACCGAAACCGGCATGTTGCCTGGCGTTCTACTGCGCAATGCTGGCCTGAATTATGTCTGCCGTGACACCCGCATAAAGGTTGCTGAAACAATCACCTCTCCCTTTACCAGCGGTCTGGCTGCCGGCTCGGAACTGACCATTCCGGTTGCTCATAATGAAGGTAACTATTTTGCCAGCGACGATGATCTGGCAAAACTCGAAGATAATGGCCAGATAGCCTTTACCTATATTGAAAGCGATATTCATGGCCCCGCAAATCCTAATGGCGCAGCCCGGGATATTGCAGGCATCGTATCTGCCAACGGACGTGTAATGGGCATGATGCCGCATCCCGAACGCGCTATGTCTCCGGCATTGGGGGGCAGTGATGGGGCTTTACTCCTATCAGCATGTCTGGAGGCATTGGCATCATGA
- the purL gene encoding phosphoribosylformylglycinamidine synthase subunit PurL has translation MTMDNDMMNFEHAASMGLSEDEWQLINKRLGRVPNLCELGIFSAMWSEHCSYKSSKRWLKTLPVDGPHVIEGPGENAGVVAIGDGLAAVFKIESHNHPSFIEPYQGAATGVGGILRDVFTMGARPVALLNALRFGAADHEKTRHLLSGVVLGIGGYGNCIGIPTVGGEVNFDPSYNGNILVNAMAVGLANSDRIFRSAATGAGNPVIYVGAKTGRDGIHGATMASTEFSDETESKRPTVQVGDPFTGKLLMEACLELMASDSVLSIQDMGAAGLTSSSVEMASKGGLGMEIDLDLVPAREEQMSAYELMLSESQERMLMVLKPDATDVARAIFDKWDLDFMPIGQVTDTGRLVLLKDGGTACDIPIAPLVDDAPEYDRPQADVPPRPVIKSGDIVETGRISDILRLLMGTSDLASRRWIYEQYDSQVMADTMAGPGGDAGLIRVHGTNRGLAMTTDCTPRYVEADPKTGGAQAVAEAYRNITAIGATPLAITNNLNFGNPEKPEIMAQLAQSVVGMGEAAKRLDTPVVSGNVSLYNETDGVAIQPCPVIGMVGVIDDVDRAIGSRFTTAGQDVVLLGHSNDGDGWLGMSLYARHVANRKDGAPPPVDLDAERRHGDFLRGQILDGTVSAAHDISDGGLAVALVEMAMQSSIGVDVDMPDTAHCHGWAFGEDQARYLVTLTDATNFITAARAADVPAQKIGTTNASGELKFGTDDAISQIELEKICESVIPDLMKN, from the coding sequence ATGACTATGGATAACGACATGATGAATTTCGAACATGCCGCCTCGATGGGTCTATCCGAAGATGAATGGCAACTGATCAATAAGCGCCTAGGGCGCGTTCCAAATTTATGTGAACTTGGCATTTTTTCGGCGATGTGGTCTGAACATTGTTCGTATAAATCGTCAAAACGCTGGCTTAAAACTCTGCCTGTAGATGGCCCGCATGTTATTGAAGGCCCTGGCGAAAATGCCGGTGTCGTTGCCATTGGTGACGGGCTGGCGGCGGTTTTTAAAATTGAAAGTCATAATCACCCCTCCTTTATCGAGCCCTATCAGGGCGCAGCAACAGGTGTTGGTGGTATTTTACGTGATGTCTTTACCATGGGTGCCCGGCCGGTTGCATTGTTGAACGCCTTGCGCTTTGGCGCGGCAGATCATGAAAAAACGCGGCATTTGCTTAGCGGTGTGGTTTTGGGCATCGGCGGCTATGGCAATTGCATAGGTATTCCGACCGTAGGTGGCGAAGTCAATTTTGATCCATCCTATAATGGTAATATTTTGGTCAATGCAATGGCCGTTGGCCTGGCCAATAGCGACCGGATTTTCCGATCCGCCGCAACGGGTGCTGGTAATCCGGTTATTTATGTTGGCGCCAAAACAGGGCGTGATGGCATTCATGGTGCGACAATGGCATCAACCGAATTTTCCGATGAAACCGAATCCAAGCGACCAACGGTACAGGTGGGTGATCCCTTCACTGGCAAATTACTGATGGAGGCGTGCTTGGAACTGATGGCATCGGACTCGGTGCTGTCGATTCAGGATATGGGCGCTGCTGGCCTGACTTCATCTTCGGTTGAAATGGCGTCAAAAGGTGGTCTTGGCATGGAGATTGATCTTGATCTGGTGCCCGCACGTGAAGAACAGATGAGCGCCTATGAACTCATGTTATCTGAATCTCAGGAACGTATGCTGATGGTGCTTAAACCTGATGCAACAGATGTGGCGCGGGCTATTTTTGACAAATGGGATCTCGATTTTATGCCGATTGGTCAGGTGACCGATACAGGCCGTCTTGTGCTTCTCAAAGATGGCGGTACTGCCTGTGATATTCCCATTGCACCATTGGTTGATGACGCGCCGGAATATGATCGTCCGCAAGCTGATGTGCCCCCTCGCCCTGTTATCAAATCGGGTGATATTGTAGAAACCGGACGTATCAGCGATATTCTGCGATTGCTCATGGGCACAAGTGACCTTGCCAGCCGACGCTGGATTTACGAACAGTATGACAGTCAGGTGATGGCAGATACAATGGCAGGGCCTGGCGGTGACGCAGGGCTTATTCGCGTCCATGGTACAAATCGAGGTCTTGCCATGACCACTGATTGCACACCACGCTATGTCGAAGCCGACCCAAAAACGGGCGGCGCACAGGCGGTTGCAGAAGCCTATCGCAATATCACAGCGATTGGTGCAACCCCTCTGGCCATTACCAATAACCTGAACTTTGGCAATCCTGAAAAGCCTGAAATCATGGCGCAATTAGCGCAGTCGGTTGTCGGTATGGGCGAAGCCGCAAAGCGTCTTGATACGCCTGTCGTGTCTGGTAATGTGTCACTATATAATGAAACCGACGGCGTTGCCATCCAGCCTTGCCCAGTTATTGGCATGGTTGGCGTGATTGATGATGTCGATAGGGCGATTGGAAGCCGTTTTACCACCGCCGGTCAGGATGTTGTTTTGCTGGGTCACAGCAATGATGGTGATGGATGGCTTGGCATGTCACTTTATGCCCGCCATGTCGCCAATCGCAAAGATGGCGCCCCACCGCCTGTTGATCTTGATGCCGAACGCAGACATGGTGACTTTTTACGCGGTCAGATTTTAGACGGCACGGTGAGTGCAGCTCATGACATAAGTGATGGTGGTCTGGCGGTTGCGCTTGTTGAAATGGCCATGCAGTCGTCTATTGGCGTTGACGTGGATATGCCAGACACAGCCCATTGCCATGGCTGGGCTTTTGGTGAAGATCAAGCCCGCTATCTTGTCACCCTCACAGATGCCACCAACTTTATCACTGCGGCTAGGGCGGCGGACGTTCCAGCCCAAAAAATAGGTACAACAAATGCCTCAGGTGAATTGAAATTTGGCACTGACGATGCCATATCTCAGATAGAGCTAGAAAAAATATGTGAATCGGTCATTCCGGATCTGATGAAAAACTAG
- a CDS encoding BolA family protein codes for MAMQASEIEALIKAAFPDAVITIEDLRGDGDHYACQVVSSAFEGKNRVQQHQMVYKALGGRMGGELHALALQTSAPTSQ; via the coding sequence ATGGCTATGCAAGCAAGCGAAATAGAAGCCCTTATCAAAGCTGCTTTCCCTGATGCTGTCATTACTATTGAAGATTTACGTGGCGATGGTGATCATTACGCTTGTCAGGTTGTTTCCAGCGCGTTTGAAGGTAAAAACCGGGTGCAACAGCATCAAATGGTTTATAAAGCCCTAGGCGGCCGAATGGGCGGTGAATTGCATGCCCTTGCTTTACAAACCTCGGCACCAACCAGCCAGTAA
- the grxD gene encoding Grx4 family monothiol glutaredoxin yields MLDAATKERIDADIASEDVVLFMKGTPVFPQCGFSAAVVGVLSHLGVKFRGINVLEDDAIREGIKAYSDWPTIPQLYVKREFVGGCDIIREMYETGELTEMLQTHGIDAHPA; encoded by the coding sequence ATGCTAGACGCAGCAACCAAAGAACGTATTGACGCCGATATCGCCAGCGAGGACGTGGTGTTGTTCATGAAGGGCACGCCTGTATTTCCACAATGTGGATTTTCTGCTGCTGTCGTTGGTGTACTAAGTCATCTTGGGGTAAAATTCCGAGGCATCAACGTACTCGAAGATGATGCGATCCGTGAAGGCATTAAAGCCTATTCAGATTGGCCAACAATCCCCCAGCTATACGTAAAGCGGGAATTTGTGGGTGGCTGCGACATTATCCGGGAAATGTATGAAACAGGCGAACTGACCGAAATGCTTCAGACGCACGGCATTGACGCGCATCCCGCCTAA
- a CDS encoding antibiotic biosynthesis monooxygenase family protein, protein MTGEVVMGEDVTENKKVNWPKPYFAVVFTAQRSLSGDDIYEITSDRMMHLAQQQPGFLGVESVRGDDGLGITVSYWRDRDAIRAWRENSEHLIAQEMGRQEFYQWYRVRIAEVADDHAFFADTAI, encoded by the coding sequence ATGACAGGTGAAGTTGTGATGGGCGAAGATGTGACGGAAAATAAAAAGGTAAACTGGCCAAAGCCATATTTTGCTGTGGTTTTTACCGCCCAGCGAAGTCTTAGCGGCGATGACATATATGAGATCACAAGTGATCGAATGATGCATCTCGCGCAACAACAACCAGGATTTCTGGGGGTTGAGTCAGTGCGTGGTGATGATGGGCTTGGTATTACTGTCTCATATTGGCGTGATCGTGACGCGATACGTGCCTGGCGCGAAAATAGTGAACATCTTATCGCGCAGGAGATGGGGCGGCAGGAGTTTTACCAATGGTACAGGGTGCGGATCGCCGAAGTGGCCGACGATCATGCATTTTTTGCTGATACAGCTATTTGA
- the rpsD gene encoding 30S ribosomal protein S4: MAKSDHKRHSAKHKIDRRLGVNLWGRPKSPVNAREYGPGQHGQRRKKPTDFGVQLMAKQKLKGYYGNIGEKQFKKYYQAAARGKGDTGQNLIGILECRLDAILYRSKMVPTVFAARQIINHGHIMLNGKRCNIASVMLKPGDEIALKEKAKTIPAVLDAIASVERDVPEYVDVNHDKFTAKFIRIPTLDEVPYPVQMEPNLVVEYYSR, from the coding sequence ATGGCAAAATCAGATCATAAGCGGCATTCCGCTAAACATAAAATTGACCGCCGTCTAGGTGTAAACCTCTGGGGTCGTCCTAAATCTCCAGTAAATGCTCGTGAATATGGCCCCGGCCAGCATGGTCAGCGCCGTAAAAAGCCAACTGACTTTGGTGTGCAGTTGATGGCCAAGCAGAAGCTGAAAGGCTATTACGGCAATATCGGCGAGAAGCAGTTCAAGAAATATTATCAGGCAGCTGCCCGTGGTAAAGGTGATACTGGCCAGAATCTTATCGGTATTCTGGAATGTCGCCTTGATGCGATCCTGTATCGTTCAAAGATGGTGCCAACAGTGTTTGCAGCCCGTCAGATTATCAACCATGGTCATATCATGCTCAACGGCAAGCGTTGTAATATCGCGTCTGTCATGCTGAAGCCAGGTGATGAAATTGCGCTGAAAGAAAAAGCGAAAACAATCCCAGCCGTGCTTGATGCCATTGCATCAGTTGAACGCGATGTGCCGGAATATGTTGACGTGAATCATGATAAATTCACAGCGAAGTTCATTCGTATTCCAACATTGGATGAGGTGCCTTATCCAGTCCAGATGGAACCAAATCTAGTGGTCGAGTATTACTCCCGCTAA
- a CDS encoding RNA methyltransferase: MMNDLIPMDECPVVILARPQMAENIGATARAMMNCGLRDLRIVKPRDGWPNPVALPMAAGGKSIIETAQVFDTLADATHDICFMAAATARQRDMPIRASEPRAIGSELVQKAKKGRVALLFGPEASGLDNNEVVLADVAVSAALNPAYPSLNLAQAVLLLAWEWRVAALSDIGDDDRSEPSDDSADDDDAPIKERDYFFQRLENALDDSGFFSSTEMAPAVKRNIRALINRATPSRQEIGTLHGIIQALTSKRRDR; this comes from the coding sequence ATGATGAATGATCTGATACCGATGGATGAGTGCCCGGTGGTGATACTGGCACGTCCACAAATGGCTGAAAATATCGGGGCAACAGCGCGCGCCATGATGAATTGTGGTTTACGTGACCTGCGCATTGTAAAACCGCGTGATGGCTGGCCTAATCCGGTTGCCTTGCCGATGGCGGCGGGTGGCAAATCTATTATTGAGACGGCACAGGTTTTTGATACGTTAGCCGACGCTACGCATGATATTTGCTTTATGGCGGCGGCAACAGCGCGCCAACGTGATATGCCTATCCGTGCCAGTGAGCCTCGTGCGATTGGCAGTGAGCTGGTTCAAAAAGCCAAAAAGGGGCGCGTCGCCTTACTGTTTGGCCCAGAGGCATCGGGACTTGATAATAACGAGGTTGTGCTTGCCGATGTGGCGGTGTCAGCGGCTTTAAATCCGGCTTACCCATCACTCAATCTGGCCCAGGCGGTGTTGCTACTGGCTTGGGAGTGGCGTGTGGCCGCATTATCTGACATCGGAGATGATGATCGCTCAGAGCCGAGCGACGATTCTGCTGACGATGATGATGCCCCCATAAAAGAACGCGATTATTTTTTCCAGCGGCTTGAAAACGCATTAGATGATAGTGGTTTTTTTTCGTCAACAGAGATGGCACCAGCTGTAAAACGCAATATTCGTGCATTGATAAATCGCGCCACGCCAAGCCGTCAGGAAATAGGCACATTACATGGTATTATTCAGGCTTTGACTAGCAAGCGGCGTGATCGATAG
- the cimA gene encoding citramalate synthase, with translation MSGERIWLFDTTLRDGGQTRGVDFSHADKIAIATALDDIGIDYVEGGWPGANPTDDAFFASPPKLKNAKMVAFGMTRRGGRSTANDPGLNAVIDADVPAACLVGKTWDFHVKTALNITFEENLDMISQSIAAAKARGREAMFDCEHFFDGYKSNPAFALDCVKAAHAGGASWVVLCDTNGGTLPDDVFEIVSAVKQACPDVALGIHCHNDAGVAVANSLAAIRAGARQVQGTINGLGERCGNADLISLIPSLVLKTEFETGIPKDKLPKLMALSRMLDERLNRAPNAHAPYVGAAAFAHKGGLHASAAQKDPRTYEHVAPETVGNERHYLVSDQAGRSNMLARFAEFGIEVDPKDPRLDRLIAVVKEKEFEGWAFDSAEASFELLARRMLGEPSDYFSIGRFRVMDERRFNAKGDLVVESEATATIVVGADTHHEAAVGNGPVNAVDTAMRKALVSAYPTLADVELVDYKVRILDANDDLAGTGAITRVLIEFRVPDGTTWRTVGLSTNIIDASVAALGDGMIWKLVHDNVPAP, from the coding sequence ATGAGTGGCGAGAGAATTTGGCTTTTTGATACAACATTGCGCGATGGTGGCCAGACCCGCGGCGTTGATTTTTCGCATGCGGATAAGATTGCGATTGCCACGGCGCTTGACGATATCGGTATCGATTATGTCGAAGGTGGCTGGCCGGGTGCAAACCCAACCGATGATGCCTTTTTTGCCAGCCCCCCAAAGCTCAAAAACGCCAAGATGGTTGCCTTTGGCATGACCCGTCGTGGTGGCCGAAGCACCGCCAATGATCCTGGATTGAATGCCGTAATTGACGCTGATGTTCCGGCGGCCTGTCTGGTTGGTAAAACATGGGATTTTCACGTCAAAACAGCGCTTAATATTACCTTTGAAGAAAATCTAGATATGATCAGCCAGTCAATTGCCGCCGCCAAGGCACGCGGGCGCGAAGCGATGTTTGATTGTGAGCATTTCTTTGATGGGTATAAATCCAATCCGGCTTTTGCGCTTGATTGCGTGAAAGCCGCACATGCTGGCGGGGCTAGCTGGGTTGTATTATGTGACACTAATGGTGGTACGTTGCCGGATGACGTTTTTGAGATTGTCAGCGCGGTTAAACAGGCTTGTCCTGACGTGGCGTTGGGTATTCATTGTCATAATGATGCTGGTGTGGCGGTTGCAAATTCGCTAGCAGCGATTCGGGCGGGGGCGCGACAGGTGCAAGGCACAATCAACGGGCTTGGGGAACGGTGCGGCAATGCAGACCTGATTTCCTTGATACCATCTCTGGTGCTGAAAACCGAATTTGAAACAGGCATTCCAAAAGATAAATTGCCAAAACTAATGGCGTTGTCGCGGATGCTGGATGAGCGATTGAATCGTGCGCCGAATGCACATGCGCCTTATGTTGGTGCGGCGGCTTTTGCGCATAAGGGAGGGCTTCATGCCTCAGCCGCGCAAAAGGATCCCAGAACTTACGAACATGTAGCGCCAGAAACAGTGGGCAATGAGCGCCATTATCTGGTGTCGGATCAGGCAGGCCGGTCAAATATGCTGGCGCGGTTTGCCGAATTTGGTATTGAGGTTGACCCAAAGGATCCGCGTCTTGACCGTCTGATCGCAGTGGTCAAGGAAAAGGAATTTGAGGGCTGGGCATTTGACTCGGCAGAAGCCAGCTTTGAATTGCTAGCCCGGCGGATGCTGGGTGAGCCAAGTGATTATTTCTCAATTGGCCGTTTTCGGGTCATGGATGAACGGCGCTTTAACGCCAAAGGTGATTTGGTCGTTGAATCCGAAGCAACCGCAACAATCGTGGTGGGCGCGGATACACATCATGAAGCCGCAGTGGGTAACGGGCCGGTCAATGCTGTCGATACGGCAATGCGCAAGGCATTGGTATCAGCTTATCCAACTCTGGCTGATGTCGAGCTTGTTGACTATAAAGTACGCATTCTTGATGCGAATGATGATCTGGCTGGTACAGGTGCGATCACCCGTGTGCTGATTGAATTTCGTGTGCCAGACGGAACCACTTGGCGCACGGTTGGCCTATCAACCAATATCATTGATGCCTCGGTTGCGGCACTTGGCGATGGGATGATCTGGAAACTGGTGCATGATAATGTGCCAGCACCCTAG
- the cysS gene encoding cysteine--tRNA ligase, which yields MSGLKLYNTLTRQKDEFVPLDPAHIGIYACGPTVYDRIHVGNARPIVVFDVLVRLLRRQYGTVTYVRNITDVDDKIIARADERNMSIATLCADTIKSFHADTESLLTKAPDAEPRATKHIDGMVAMIKTLIANGFAYEAEGHVLFHVKQMPTYGGLSRRSMDDMIAGARVEVAPYKRDASDFILWKPSSQAQPGWDSPWGRGRPGWHIECSAMSKFYLGEVFDIHAGGLDLIFPHHENEIAQSCCAHNTDKMANYWLHNGFVTVEGETMSKSTGHFVTVADAVAKHRGEVVRYILLSAHYRAPLDFSDHAAFDARNSLDRLYRAVGDVAADETKVDAAFLDCLCDDLNTPAAMARLHELARLANKGDAAAAIALKSSAEVMGLLGQTGDAWGKGEIKDLSSSMTREPTSSAQLEVDNSDIDAKIAARNVARNRRDFAEADRIRDELAADGIHLEDTAEGTIWRRG from the coding sequence GTGAGTGGCTTAAAACTCTATAATACGCTGACCCGGCAAAAAGATGAATTTGTACCGCTTGATCCGGCGCATATAGGCATATATGCCTGTGGTCCAACAGTTTATGATCGTATTCATGTGGGTAATGCACGACCAATCGTCGTATTTGACGTGCTGGTTCGTTTGCTACGCCGCCAATATGGCACGGTTACCTATGTCCGCAATATCACCGATGTTGACGATAAGATCATCGCACGCGCTGATGAACGTAATATGAGTATCGCTACATTATGCGCTGATACGATCAAAAGCTTTCACGCGGATACCGAAAGCCTGCTGACCAAAGCTCCCGATGCTGAACCGCGCGCGACCAAACATATTGATGGTATGGTGGCGATGATCAAAACGCTGATTGCGAATGGGTTTGCCTATGAAGCTGAAGGGCATGTTTTGTTTCACGTGAAACAAATGCCAACCTATGGTGGCCTGTCGCGCCGTAGCATGGATGATATGATTGCGGGTGCCCGTGTTGAAGTCGCACCTTATAAGCGCGATGCGTCTGATTTCATTCTATGGAAGCCTAGCTCACAAGCCCAACCCGGTTGGGATAGCCCGTGGGGACGTGGGCGTCCCGGGTGGCATATTGAATGTTCGGCAATGTCTAAATTCTATCTTGGCGAGGTGTTCGATATCCATGCTGGCGGCCTTGATCTGATTTTTCCACATCATGAAAATGAAATCGCGCAATCCTGCTGTGCGCATAATACCGATAAAATGGCTAATTATTGGCTTCATAATGGCTTTGTCACTGTCGAAGGCGAAACCATGTCGAAATCAACTGGCCATTTTGTGACAGTCGCTGATGCTGTCGCCAAACACCGTGGTGAAGTTGTGCGCTATATACTGTTATCAGCGCATTATCGTGCGCCACTTGATTTTTCGGATCATGCGGCGTTTGACGCGCGTAATAGCCTTGATCGACTATACCGTGCCGTTGGTGATGTGGCGGCTGATGAAACGAAAGTGGACGCGGCGTTTCTGGATTGTCTATGCGATGATTTGAACACGCCAGCAGCTATGGCGCGTCTGCATGAACTGGCACGGCTGGCCAATAAAGGCGATGCGGCGGCGGCCATTGCCCTGAAATCAAGCGCTGAGGTAATGGGTTTGCTGGGACAGACTGGTGATGCCTGGGGTAAAGGTGAGATAAAAGATTTATCATCAAGCATGACTCGTGAACCCACTTCATCTGCACAATTAGAGGTGGATAATAGTGATATTGACGCCAAGATAGCCGCGCGCAATGTCGCCCGAAACCGTCGTGATTTTGCCGAAGCAGACAGAATTCGTGACGAACTGGCGGCAGATGGCATACATCTTGAAGATACGGCTGAGGGGACAATCTGGCGGCGTGGCTAG
- the gltX gene encoding glutamate--tRNA ligase yields MSAIKVRFAPSPTGNLHVGNLRTALVNYLFARKFDGHFMLRIDDTDDERSTAAFEESIRVDLTWMGMTWASEDRQSNRLLRYDDALADLVAKGRAYACYESPEELSLKRKAQLGAGRPPVYDRAGLKLTDEAKAKFEAEGRKPHWRFLLNDTEVRWHDKVRGDVAYHMSSLSDPVLMREDGRVIYTLASVVDDIDHGITHILRGEDHVTNSAAQIQLFEALGASAPTMGHVALLAGADGEGLSKRLGSLSINELRANGLEPEAIASLLARIGTADSVVPQNDMAAVIEGFDISRFGRATAKFDPAELDAVNARIVQELDFDRVADRLDSLGVGGGADFWETVRGNVRIVGDAADWWQICTAPITPVMDAPDVTTAAAHLLPDGDLSASIWSDWTKAIAAETGAKGKGLFMPLRLALTGQAKGPEIAPLLAFMGRDRVIARLQGKRA; encoded by the coding sequence ATGAGTGCGATAAAGGTTCGTTTTGCGCCAAGCCCGACAGGTAACTTGCATGTTGGGAATTTACGCACAGCTTTGGTCAATTATCTATTTGCCCGCAAATTTGATGGGCATTTTATGTTGCGTATTGATGATACCGATGATGAAAGATCAACAGCAGCGTTCGAAGAGTCAATCCGTGTTGACCTTACATGGATGGGCATGACATGGGCGTCCGAAGACCGTCAGTCTAACCGGCTTTTGCGCTATGATGACGCGCTGGCAGATCTGGTCGCCAAAGGGCGCGCCTATGCTTGCTATGAAAGCCCCGAAGAATTATCGCTAAAACGCAAAGCCCAGCTTGGTGCGGGGCGCCCACCTGTCTATGACCGGGCAGGCTTGAAGCTGACTGACGAAGCCAAGGCCAAATTCGAAGCTGAAGGGCGTAAACCACATTGGCGCTTTTTGCTGAATGACACTGAGGTGCGCTGGCATGACAAAGTGCGTGGCGATGTTGCCTATCACATGTCCAGCCTGTCGGATCCGGTGCTGATGCGTGAAGATGGCCGGGTGATCTATACATTGGCATCGGTGGTTGATGATATTGATCATGGCATAACACATATCTTGCGCGGGGAAGACCATGTGACCAATTCGGCTGCCCAAATACAATTATTTGAGGCGTTGGGCGCTAGCGCACCAACAATGGGTCATGTGGCATTGCTTGCTGGTGCCGATGGCGAGGGCTTGTCAAAGCGTTTGGGAAGTCTGTCTATTAATGAATTACGCGCTAACGGATTAGAACCTGAGGCGATCGCCAGCCTATTGGCACGTATTGGGACGGCTGATTCGGTTGTGCCGCAAAATGATATGGCCGCTGTTATTGAGGGGTTTGATATCAGCCGTTTTGGACGGGCGACAGCCAAATTTGATCCAGCTGAGCTTGATGCGGTGAATGCGCGTATTGTGCAGGAACTCGATTTTGACAGGGTTGCGGACAGGCTCGATTCCCTTGGCGTAGGCGGGGGTGCCGATTTCTGGGAAACGGTTAGAGGTAATGTTCGCATTGTAGGTGATGCGGCTGACTGGTGGCAGATATGTACAGCGCCGATCACGCCAGTCATGGATGCGCCAGATGTCACAACAGCGGCGGCACATCTGTTGCCTGATGGTGATCTGTCTGCCAGCATTTGGTCGGACTGGACAAAGGCTATTGCCGCCGAAACAGGTGCCAAGGGTAAGGGTCTATTTATGCCGCTTCGATTGGCACTGACTGGCCAGGCCAAAGGGCCTGAAATTGCGCCTTTGCTAGCTTTTATGGGGCGTGATCGCGTCATTGCACGGTTGCAGGGGAAGCGCGCGTGA